Proteins encoded by one window of Lates calcarifer isolate ASB-BC8 linkage group LG5, TLL_Latcal_v3, whole genome shotgun sequence:
- the si:dkey-28b4.8 gene encoding LOW QUALITY PROTEIN: sarcoplasmic/endoplasmic reticulum calcium ATPase 2 (The sequence of the model RefSeq protein was modified relative to this genomic sequence to represent the inferred CDS: deleted 1 base in 1 codon) has protein sequence MDNAHTKTVEEVLGFFCVNESTGLSCEQLKKNRERWGPNELPAEEGKSLWELVLEQFEDLLVRILLLAACISFTLAWFEEGEGTITAFVEPFVILLILIANAIVGVWQERNAENAIEALKEYEPEMGKVYRQDKKSVQRVRARDIVPGDIVEVAVGDKVPADIRLTSIRSTTLRVDQSILTGESVSVLKHTDPVPDPRAVNQDKKNMLFSGTNIAAGRAIGVVVATGVQTEIGKIRDEMASTDPERTPLQQKLDQFGEQLSKVISVICVAVWAINVGHFNDPVHGGSWLRGAVYYFKIAVALAVAAIPEGLPAVITTCLALGTRRMARKNAIVRSLPSVETLGCTSVICSDKTGTLTTNQMSVCRMFVVDSVSGEHCSLSEFTVTGSTYAPEGEVYKDGSVVKCSQYEGLVEMASICALCNDSSLDYNEAKGVYEKVGEATETALCCLVEKMNVFDTNLRGLSPAERATACCSVIKQLMRKELTLEFSRDRKSMSVFCSSNKLTRSASGAKMFVKGAPESVLERCTYIRVSGSARVPLSPVVREQLLSTVREWGSGRDTLRCLAMATRDTPPDIHCLNLENSAAFADYESDLTFVGCVGMLDPPRKEVLGAVRMCRQAGIRVIMITGDNKGTALSICRRVGIITEQEEEQEGAGVIGGLTGREFDELPPHLQRQACRTARCFARVEPAHKSRIVEYLQSLSDITAMTGDGVNDAPALKKAEIGIAMGSGTAVAKSASEMILADDNFSTIVAAVEEGRAIYNNMKQFIRYLISSNIGEVVCIFLTAALGMPEALIPVQLLWVNLVTDGFPATALGFNPPDLDIMSRPPRSPKEPLISSWLFCRYLIIGCYVGAATVGAAAWWFMAAHDGPKLSFYQLSHYLQCSEGHAEFAGVQCSVFESPYPMTMALSVLVTIEMCNALNSLSENQSLLKMPPWSNPWLVGAICLSMALHFLILYVDPLPVIFQIRPLSWPQWVVVLKMSLPVILMDEALKFLARNYIEPGSQIQTLEEEEELQRTRASVGLVSAMMTRLRQSVKGVSWSFVLISTPLVIWIFSLDSDITNIFWE, from the exons ATGGATAATGCTCATACTAAGACGGTGGAGGAGGTTTTGGGATTCTTCTGCGTGAACGAGTCTACAGGCTTGAGCTGTGAGCAGCTGAAGAAGAACAGGGAGAGATGGGGACCCAATg AATTGCCAGCTGAAGAAG GGAAATCCCTTTGGGAGCTGGTCCTGGAACAGTTTGAGGATCTGTTGGTTCGAATCTTGCTGCTGGCTGCATGCATCTCCTTT ACCCTGGCTTGGTTCGAGGAAGGGGAGGGAACGATCACGGCCTTTGTTGAACCCTTcgtcatcctcctcatcctcattgCCAATGCTATTGTGGGAGTGTGGCAG GAGCGTAATGCAGAAAATGCCATTGAGGCTCTTAAGGAGTACGAGCCAGAGATGGGCAAGGTGTACCGGCAGGACAAGAAGAGCGTCCAAAGAGTCAGAGCCCGAGATATTGTTCCTGGAGACATTGTTGAAGTCGCAG TTGGTGATAAGGTCCCAGCTGACATCAGGCTGACCTCTATCCGTTCCACCACTCTGAGGGTGGACCAGTCCATTTTGACAGGGGAGTCTGTGTCAgtgctcaaacacacagaccctGTTCCAGATCCCAGAGCTGTTAACCAAGACAAGAAGAACATGCTATTCTCT GGTACCAATATTGCAGCAGGGCGAGCCATTGGGGTCGTCGTGGCGACAGGGGTGCAGACAGAGATTGGGAAAATCCGAGATGAGATGGCCTCCACTGACCCCGAAAGGACGCCACTACAACAGAAACTAGACCAGTTTGGAGAACAACTGTCCAAG GTTATCAGTGTGATCTGTGTGGCAGTGTGGGCCATCAATGTGGGACATTTTAATGATCCAGTGCATGGAGGCAGCTGGCTCAGAGGAGCTGTTTACTATTTCAAGATTGCTGTCGCACTGGCTGTGGCTGCCATACCAGAAG GCCTCCCAGCAGTCATCACTACCTGTCTGGCACTGGGCACCAGGAGGATGGCCAGGAAGAACGCCATTGTTCGCAGCCTGCCATCAGTGGAGACACTGGGTTGTACCTCTGTTATCTGCTCAGACAAAACAGGAACACTGACCACCAACCAGATGTCAGTCTGCAGG atgttTGTAGTGGACAGTGTGTCAGGGGAGCACTGCAGCCTGAGTGAGTTCACAGTGACTGGATCTACTTACGCCCCTGAAGGGGAAGT TTATAAGGATGGCTCAGTGGTGAAGTGCAGTCAGTATGAAGGCTTGGTGGAGATGGCTTCCATCTGTGCACTGTGCAATGACTCATCACTGGACTACAATGAG gcaAAGGGAGTGTATGAGAAGGTTGGGGAGGCAACAGAGACTGCCCTCTGCTGTCTGGTggagaaaatgaatgtgtttgacACCAACCTGAGAGGACTGAGCCCTGCTGAGAGAGCTACAGCGTGCTGctca gtGATTAAGCAGCTGATGAGGAAGGAGCTGACACTGGAGTTCTCCAGAGACAGGAAGTCCATGTCTGTCTTCTGTTCATCCAATAAACTCACCAGGTCTGCCTCTGGAGCCAAGATGTTTGTCAAG GGAGCTCCAGAGAGCGTGCTGGAGCGTTGTACTTATATCCGGGTCAGCGGCTCTGCTCGTGTGCCTTTAAGCCCAGTGGTTCGAGAGCAGCTCCTGTCCACTGTGCGGGAGTGGGGGTCAGGCCGAGACACGCTGCGCTGTCttgccatggcaaccagggACACACCCCCTGATATCCATTGTCTCAACCTGGAGAACTCAGCTGCCTTTGCTGACTatgag TCGGATCTGACCTTTGTGGGCTGTGTGGGCATGTTGGACCCACCCAGGAAAGAAGTGCTTGGCGCAGTCCGAATGTGTAGGCAGGCTGGCATACGAGTCATCATGATCACAG GTGACAACAAAGGGACCGCACTGTCTATCTGTCGGAGGGTGGGGATCATtacagagcaggaagaggagcaggagggcgCGGGGGTCATTGGAGGCCTGACAGGGCGGGAGTTTGACGAGCTGCCCCCCCACCTGCAGCGTCAGGCCTGCCGAACAGCACGCTGCTTTGCCCGGGTGGAGCCAGCACACAAGAGTCGTATTGTTGAGTATCTGCAGAGCCTGAGTGACATCACTGCCATG ACAGGTGACGGGGTGAACGATGCGCCGGCGCTGAAGAAGGCGGAGATCGGCATCGCTATGGGCAGCGGCACAGCTGTGGCCAAGTCAGCCTCCGAGATGATCCTGGCTGACGACAACTTCTCCACAATTGTGGCAGCTGTGGAGGAGGGCAGAGCCATTTACAACAACATGAAACAGTTCATCAGATACCTAATCTCATCTAACATAGGAGAGGTGGTCTG tATTTTCCTGACGGCCGCACTCGGCATGCCTGAAGCATTGATCCCAGTCCAACTGTTATGGGTCAACCTGGTCACTGACGGTTTCCCAGCAACAGCTCTTGGCTTCAACCCTCCTGACCTGGACATCATGTCCCGTCCTCCTCGCTCCCCCAAAGAGCCTCTCATCTCCAGCTGGTTGTTCTGTCGCTACCTCATCATCGGAT GTTATGTGGGAGCAGCAACAGTAGGAGCCGCTGCCTGGTGGTTTATGGCAGCCCATGATGGACCTAAACTTTCCTTCTATCAACTG TCCCACTACCTGCAGTGCAGTGAAGGCCATGCTGAGTTTGCTGGTGTGCAGTGTTCAGTCTTTGAATCTCCTTATCCCATGACC ATGGCTCTGTCTGTCCTGGTAACCATAGAGATGTGCAATGCATTGAACAG TCTTTCAGAGAACCAGTCCCTGCTGAAAATGCCTCCCTGGTCAAACCCCTGGCTGGTGGGAGCAATCTGTCTGTCCATGGCCTTACACTTCCTCATTCTCTACGTAGACCCACTGCCG GTGATATTTCAGATACGCCCGCTGTCATGGCCTCAGTGGGTGGTGGTCTTGAAGATGTCGCTGCCTGTCATCTTGATGGACGAGGCCCTTAAGTTCCTGGCCCGCAACTACATCGAGCCAGGAAGCCAGATccag ACactggaagaggaagaggagctgcagaggactAGGGCTAGTGTGGGATTGGTCAGTGCCATGATGACAAGGCTACGCCAGTCAGTGAAGGGTGTGTCCTGGTCATTCGTCCTGATCTCCACACCGCTAGTGATCTGGATCTTCAGCCTGGACTCTGACATAACTAACATCTTCTGGGAGTGA